The window CGGGCCGCGCTGGCGCTCGCCGAGCTGGTGCGGGCGTGACCCTGCACGTCCTGCCCGTCCCGGGCCTGCCCGAGATCGACGCCGGTGCCGACCTCGCCGCGCTGATCGCCAAGGCCGGGACGTACCGGGACGGCGACATCCTGCTCGTCACCTCGAAGATCGTCAGCAAGGCCGAGGGCCGGGTGCTGCGGGCCGCCGACCGCGAGGCCGCGATCGACGCCGAGACCGTCCGGGTGGTCGCCCGGCGCGGCCCGGTCCGGATCGTCGAGAACCGCAACGGCCTGGTGATGGCCGCCGCCGGGGTGGACGCCTCCAACACCGCCGCCGGCACCGTGCTGCTGCTGCCCGAGGACCCGGACGCCTCCGCCCGCGCGCTGCGCGCCCGCCTCCAGCAGCTGACCGGGCTGCGGCTGGCCGTCGTCGTCACCGACACCTTCGGCCGGCCCTGGCGCAACGGCCTCACCGACGTCGCGATCGGCGCCGCCGGACTGCCCGTCCTGGAGGACCACCGCGGCCGCACCGACAGCCACGGCAACGAACTGGCGATGACCGTCACCGCCACCGCCGACGAACTCGCCGCCGCCGCCGACCTGGTCAAGGGCAAGTCCACCGGCACCCCGGTCGCCGTGGTCCGAGGCCTCGGCCACCTGGTCACCGCCGAGGACGGCGCGGGCGCCCGCCCACTGGTGCGCGCCGCCGCGGACGACATGTTCCGGCTCGGCACCTCCGAGGCGGTCCGGCAGGCCGTCACCCTGCGCCGCACCATCCGCGCGTTCACCCCCGAACCGGTCGACCCGGGCGCCGTCCGCCGCGCCGTCGCCGCCGCCGTCACCGCGCCCGCCCCGCACCACACCACGCCCTGGCGGTTCGTCCTGCTGGAGTCGGCCGCGGTCCGCACCCGGCTGCTGGACGCGATGCTCGCCGCCTGGCAGCGCGACCTGCGCGAGCTGGACGGCTGGGACGACGCGCTGATCGCCCGGCGCACCGCCCGCGGCGACGTCCTGCGCGACGCGCCCTACCTGGTCGTCCCCTGCCTGGTGATGGACGGCTCGCACGACTACCCCGACGCGCGCCGCGCCGCCGCCGAACGCGAGATGTTCACCGTCGCCATCGGCGCCGCCGTGCAGAACCTGCTGGTCACCCTGGCCGGCGAGGGCTACGGCACGGCCTGGGTCTCGTCCACCATGTTCTGCCGCGACACCGTGCGCGCGGCCCTCGACCTGCCGGCCGGCTGGGACCCGATGGGCGCCGTCGCGGTCGGCCGCCCCGCCGAACCGCCCCGCGACCGCCCGGCCCGCGGCGCCGACGCCTTCGTCGAGGTTCGGTAGGGGTCAGTACCGGCGGTACACGTCACGGCGGTTGCCGACATTGACCACGAGGACGACCATCACGTCGCCCTGGACTTCGTAGACCACGCGGTGGTCGCCGACCCACAGCCGGTAGAGCCCGTCATAGCCGGTCAGCTTATTCACGCTCGGACCGTCGGCGAACGGGTCGGCGCCGGAGTTCACCGCCGCCGGTGGTCGTTGGGGGTCAGCCGGGGGCCGTACCGCGGGGCGTGGGTGCCGGTGCTCAGCAGCAGGCGGCAGAGGCGGTGGCGGTGCGGGCGGTAGGGCTCCAGCAGGGCCAGCATCTGGGTGTCGTCGCTGCGGGGTCGGCCGGCCAGGGCCCAGCCGACCAGGTTGGGGAGGTGGTAGTCGCCGACCGAGACGGCGTCCGGGTCGCCGTTGCTGCGCTGCAGGGTCTCGGCGGCCGTCCAGATCCCGATGCCGGGCACGGAGGTCAGCCGGGCGAACGCCTCGGCGTGGTCCATCGCCGAGGCCTCCTCCAGCCGGGCGGCCAGCCGGACGGCGCGCACCACGGTGGCGGAGCGCTTCGGGTCCACCCCCGCGCGGTGCCACTCCCAGCTGGGGACGAGCGCCCACTCACGGGCCGACGGCGCCACCCGCATGCCCTCGGCCGGGCCGGGCGCCGGGGTGCCGAAGTCGCGCAGCAGCGTCCGCCAGGCCCGGTACGCCTCGTCGGTGGTCACCTTCTGCTCCAGGATCGCGGGCACCAGCGACTCCAGCACCAGCCCGGTCCGGGTGAGCCGCACGCCGGCCGCCCGCCGCTGGGCCTCCCGCAGCGGGCCGGGCGGCAGCACCAGGGCGGCCGGGTCGTCCTCGGCGCCGAGCAGCACGGGCAGCCGGTCCAGCAGCCACGCCGCCCCCGGGCCCCAGGCCCGCGCCTCGACCTCGCCGTCGGCCGGCCTGGCCAGTACCCGCAGCGTGCCGATGCCGGCCGGGGTGCGGGAGGCCCGCCAGACCGCGCCGTCACCGGTGGTCCGGTAGGCCGGGTCGGCCGGGCCGCGCCGCAGCGGCAGCAGGGTGCGGGCCACGTCCAGCGGGAAGCCCGGGCGCCAGAGGCGCACCCGCGCACCGGTCGCCGCCTCGTCCGACACCGCCCCGCGCCTCCTCCGCTGTCCGGCTCCACCGCCTTCGCCGACCATGGGGATATGAACGATACGCGGCTGCCGGAGCTGTCCCACGCCGACGAGGGCGCGGTGCGGGCGCTCTACCACCGGACCCTGGACGGGTGGAACCTGCGGGACGGCGCGGCGTGCGCCGGACCGTTCGCCGAGGACGGGGAGATGGTCGGATTCGACGGAACGAGGTACGCGGGGCGGTCGGTGATCGCCGCCGAACTGGGGCGGATCTTCGCGGACCACGCCACCCCCGAGTACGTCGCCAAGGTGCGGCGGATCCGGGCGCTCGGCCCGGGGGTGGCCGAGCTGGACGCCGTCGCCGGTCTGGTGCCGGACGACGCCGAGGACCTCGATCCCGGCCTGAACGCCCTGCAGACGGTGATCGCCGTCAACGCGGGCGCGGGCTGGCGGATCGCGCTGCTGCAGAACACTCCGGCCCGGTACGACCTGCGGCCGGACGTCGCGCGGGCGCTGACCGCCGAGCTGCGGGCGCTGGTGCCCCGGGGCCCCGGCCCGGTATAGGCCCCGGGCTCGCGGGTTCAGCGGGCCCAAGGGGCCGCCGGGCGGGCGGCGCTCTGCAGCGCGGCCGCCTGGGTGCGGACGGCGGGGAGCAGCGGGTAGAGGGTGGCGCCGGGGCACTCGGTGGCGACCGCGTCGCGGTGGCCGGAGACGGCGTCGAAGGTCGCGGTGGTGCCCTTGGGGTAACGGGTGCCGTCGGCGCCGGAGACCAGCTGGGTGCGGCCGCCGGCGTCCTGGCCGGCCAGCCCGAGCTTCCAGGCGGCGAGCCGGGCGAGCCCCTCCGGTACGGCCGGCGGCGGGGTGTCGGTGACGAAGGTGCCGAGCACCGCGACGCCCGCCGAGTCGGTGTTGAAGCCCAGGGTGTGCGCGCCGTGCACCGCGAGCTCGGCGCCGCCGGCCCGGCCCTCGTAGAGGGTGCCGCAGCGGTCGACCAGGAAGTTGTAGCCGATGTCCCGCCAGCCGTTGCTCCGCACGTGGTACTGGTAGATCGCCCTGATCATCCGGGGCGCGTCGGCGCAGTCGTACTCGGTGGCGGTCGCGGTGTGGTGGACGAAGACCACCCGGACCGGGCCGGTGTACTCGACCTGCGGATCCCGGAGGGACTCGTCGGCGCCCCAACCGGCCCGGGTGACCACGGCGGGCCGGGCGGCCCGGCGCCCGTCCGGCGGTTCGGCGGGCAGCGTCCGGCCGGCGGCCCCGGCGGCGCCCTGCCCGGGGTCGACCAGGTCGAGCCGCAGGCCGTCCGGCAGGCCGCGGGGGCCGGCGGTGACCTGGACCGCCACGCCGTCGCTCGGACCGGTCCAGAGCGGCGCCGTCGCTCCGCCGCCCGGGGCGTCCGGTCCGTCCTCGCCGTCCGCCTCCAGCACCTGCCAGTCGCCCCAGACGTGGGTGGCGGCGTCCCTGGTGCGGACCCGGACGGAGCCGCCGTCGAGCGAGCGGGCGGGGCCGTTCCAGCCGACGCCGAGCAGCTCGAAGGGGCGGGTGGCGCGCGGCGCCAGGGCGCGGTCGGCGCCCAACGGCAGCGAGGTGACCGAGCCGCCGCCGGCCGAGGTGCGGCGCTGCTGGGC of the Kitasatospora sp. NBC_01246 genome contains:
- a CDS encoding coenzyme F420-0:L-glutamate ligase, producing the protein MTLHVLPVPGLPEIDAGADLAALIAKAGTYRDGDILLVTSKIVSKAEGRVLRAADREAAIDAETVRVVARRGPVRIVENRNGLVMAAAGVDASNTAAGTVLLLPEDPDASARALRARLQQLTGLRLAVVVTDTFGRPWRNGLTDVAIGAAGLPVLEDHRGRTDSHGNELAMTVTATADELAAAADLVKGKSTGTPVAVVRGLGHLVTAEDGAGARPLVRAAADDMFRLGTSEAVRQAVTLRRTIRAFTPEPVDPGAVRRAVAAAVTAPAPHHTTPWRFVLLESAAVRTRLLDAMLAAWQRDLRELDGWDDALIARRTARGDVLRDAPYLVVPCLVMDGSHDYPDARRAAAEREMFTVAIGAAVQNLLVTLAGEGYGTAWVSSTMFCRDTVRAALDLPAGWDPMGAVAVGRPAEPPRDRPARGADAFVEVR
- a CDS encoding type II toxin-antitoxin system RelE family toxin — its product is MNSGADPFADGPSVNKLTGYDGLYRLWVGDHRVVYEVQGDVMVVLVVNVGNRRDVYRRY
- a CDS encoding DNA-3-methyladenine glycosylase family protein, yielding MVGEGGGAGQRRRRGAVSDEAATGARVRLWRPGFPLDVARTLLPLRRGPADPAYRTTGDGAVWRASRTPAGIGTLRVLARPADGEVEARAWGPGAAWLLDRLPVLLGAEDDPAALVLPPGPLREAQRRAAGVRLTRTGLVLESLVPAILEQKVTTDEAYRAWRTLLRDFGTPAPGPAEGMRVAPSAREWALVPSWEWHRAGVDPKRSATVVRAVRLAARLEEASAMDHAEAFARLTSVPGIGIWTAAETLQRSNGDPDAVSVGDYHLPNLVGWALAGRPRSDDTQMLALLEPYRPHRHRLCRLLLSTGTHAPRYGPRLTPNDHRRR
- a CDS encoding SgcJ/EcaC family oxidoreductase; translation: MNDTRLPELSHADEGAVRALYHRTLDGWNLRDGAACAGPFAEDGEMVGFDGTRYAGRSVIAAELGRIFADHATPEYVAKVRRIRALGPGVAELDAVAGLVPDDAEDLDPGLNALQTVIAVNAGAGWRIALLQNTPARYDLRPDVARALTAELRALVPRGPGPV
- a CDS encoding peptidoglycan recognition protein family protein is translated as MGISLPAAALAGCTAVLLLQPVPAAAAADPAQQRRTSAGGGSVTSLPLGADRALAPRATRPFELLGVGWNGPARSLDGGSVRVRTRDAATHVWGDWQVLEADGEDGPDAPGGGATAPLWTGPSDGVAVQVTAGPRGLPDGLRLDLVDPGQGAAGAAGRTLPAEPPDGRRAARPAVVTRAGWGADESLRDPQVEYTGPVRVVFVHHTATATEYDCADAPRMIRAIYQYHVRSNGWRDIGYNFLVDRCGTLYEGRAGGAELAVHGAHTLGFNTDSAGVAVLGTFVTDTPPPAVPEGLARLAAWKLGLAGQDAGGRTQLVSGADGTRYPKGTTATFDAVSGHRDAVATECPGATLYPLLPAVRTQAAALQSAARPAAPWAR